The Candidatus Omnitrophota bacterium genome has a window encoding:
- a CDS encoding DegT/DnrJ/EryC1/StrS family aminotransferase codes for MKRKKFLPLSKPLITSAEIDAVSSVLRSGYLTTGPKVEEFEKGVEKYLGGSVHAVALNSCTGGLFLALNACGIGPGDEVIVPTWTFAASAHVVIWTGAKPVLCDVDEGSLNIDVRRMKELISARTKAIMPVHFAGYPCEMDEITAVARRRGMVVIEDAAHAIGSVYNGRKIGTIGDATVFSFYATKNLACGEGGMVVSEDEKMIERIRKASYFGIDKEAFSRYRKAGRWYYEIEELGYKYNMDSIHAAIGIVQLKKLNAMSGRRRRIARLYRAHLDDRIRFMTDGDGHYHTYHLFPIRIDRRIIGRNDLIEKLKERNIGAGVHFIPLHRHPYYRSFVRPGEFPVADKAYEEIISIPMFAGMSDGDAWYVIRTINDILKRR; via the coding sequence ATGAAGAGAAAAAAATTCCTGCCGCTTTCGAAGCCGCTCATCACCTCCGCCGAGATAGACGCGGTCTCATCGGTATTGAGGTCCGGGTACCTTACGACCGGTCCGAAGGTAGAAGAATTTGAAAAGGGAGTGGAGAAATATCTGGGCGGCTCGGTGCATGCGGTCGCCCTGAACTCCTGCACCGGCGGGCTGTTCCTGGCCCTTAACGCCTGCGGCATAGGCCCGGGCGACGAAGTTATAGTGCCCACCTGGACGTTCGCGGCGTCTGCGCACGTGGTAATATGGACGGGCGCAAAACCGGTACTGTGCGATGTCGACGAAGGGTCCCTCAATATAGACGTCCGCAGGATGAAGGAGCTGATAAGCGCCAGGACAAAGGCGATAATGCCGGTGCACTTTGCCGGTTACCCCTGCGAGATGGATGAGATAACGGCCGTTGCGCGGAGGCGCGGCATGGTCGTCATAGAGGACGCGGCGCATGCCATCGGGTCCGTATATAACGGCAGAAAGATAGGCACGATCGGGGACGCCACGGTCTTCAGTTTTTACGCGACTAAGAACCTGGCATGCGGAGAGGGCGGGATGGTCGTCTCAGAGGATGAAAAGATGATAGAGCGGATCAGGAAGGCGAGCTACTTCGGCATCGATAAAGAGGCGTTCAGCCGCTACCGTAAGGCCGGGAGATGGTATTATGAGATAGAGGAGCTCGGCTACAAATATAATATGGACAGCATACATGCCGCCATCGGGATAGTGCAGCTAAAGAAACTTAACGCCATGAGCGGACGCAGGCGCCGTATCGCCCGCCTTTACAGGGCGCACCTTGACGACAGGATACGCTTCATGACGGACGGGGACGGGCACTACCATACGTACCACCTCTTCCCGATCCGCATAGACAGGCGCATAATAGGCCGTAACGACTTGATCGAGAAGCTGAAAGAGAGGAATATAGGGGCGGGCGTCCACTTCATACCGCTGCACCGTCATCCCTATTACAGGAGTTTTGTAAGGCCGGGAGAGTTCCCGGTAGCCGATAAGGCGTATGAGGAGATCATTTCCATCCCGATGTTCGCCGGGATGTCGGACGGCGACGCATGGTATGTGATACGTACGATAAACGATATATTAAAAAGGAGATGA
- the asnB gene encoding asparagine synthase (glutamine-hydrolyzing) gives MCGIAGFVSTDPKYNSKKIVRDMLSSIRHRGPDQDGVYKKDAFTIGTVRLSIIDTDKHVIPYKTPDGAVAIVYNGEIYNHEDVRRSLGGRYPFDTKSDAETVLYNYVEKGVSSFGDYNGMYAFAIYDARKRELYVVRDRAGEKAVYYTLQKSFFAFASEIKALCALREPVFNEGCLSYKAYEFNTGEETVFKDIYALMPGEYLSVNGKLDVKKHAYWKIWDNLIDVPDNLRKIESRLSDLIVDSIELRTRNRVHSYGTFVSGGVDSALVACIARPDHIYTCHYEVDGYDELPYAELVARKIKKKLIVVKPRPEDFERTRRKIIYHLDTPCTWTSFSLWMLLERAHRDIKVVLSGDGADEIFAGYYRYHLLHHDEQIRDLKALERYSYLIDRYYGSPVERYVKLVNRCENRYDRKVLKYLEDTVGRYFSRAGHHYIHAMGMTDFYTTMQELMQFADRINMAFSVENRSPFLDHRLIQYAFSMPQKYKIRNGVTKWIVKRIAKKFIPREIIERVDKRGFSAPVNHWFGWGKKGTYDRSEYRKLVFNDWADVFGVKGSGGGRDR, from the coding sequence ATGTGCGGCATAGCCGGGTTCGTTTCGACGGACCCCAAATACAATTCTAAGAAGATCGTCCGGGATATGCTCTCGAGCATCAGGCACAGGGGGCCCGATCAGGACGGCGTTTATAAGAAAGACGCCTTCACCATCGGCACGGTGCGCCTCAGCATAATAGACACGGATAAGCACGTCATCCCTTATAAGACGCCCGACGGGGCAGTCGCCATCGTCTATAACGGCGAGATATATAATCACGAAGACGTGCGGAGGTCGCTCGGCGGACGCTATCCTTTCGATACGAAGTCCGACGCAGAGACGGTCCTTTACAACTACGTGGAGAAGGGGGTCTCGTCTTTCGGAGATTATAACGGCATGTACGCCTTCGCGATATACGACGCCAGGAAGAGGGAGCTTTATGTCGTCCGCGACAGGGCCGGCGAGAAGGCGGTCTATTACACCCTTCAGAAGTCCTTCTTCGCGTTCGCCAGCGAGATCAAGGCCCTGTGCGCTCTCCGCGAGCCGGTCTTCAACGAAGGATGCCTTTCCTACAAGGCATATGAGTTCAATACCGGGGAGGAGACCGTATTCAAGGACATATATGCCCTGATGCCCGGCGAATACCTGAGCGTCAACGGAAAACTCGATGTGAAGAAGCATGCGTACTGGAAGATATGGGACAACCTGATCGATGTGCCGGACAACCTCAGGAAGATCGAGTCCCGGCTCAGCGACCTGATAGTGGATTCCATAGAGCTCCGTACGCGGAACAGGGTCCACAGCTACGGCACCTTCGTCTCCGGCGGCGTGGACAGCGCGCTGGTGGCATGTATCGCCAGGCCCGATCATATATACACATGCCATTACGAGGTGGACGGCTATGACGAGCTCCCGTATGCCGAGCTCGTCGCCAGGAAGATAAAGAAGAAGCTCATCGTGGTCAAACCAAGGCCGGAAGACTTCGAAAGGACCCGCAGGAAGATCATATATCACCTCGACACGCCGTGTACCTGGACGAGCTTCAGTTTATGGATGCTGCTGGAGAGGGCCCACAGGGATATAAAGGTCGTCCTCTCAGGCGACGGCGCCGACGAGATATTTGCCGGCTATTACCGTTATCATCTGCTGCACCACGACGAACAGATAAGGGACCTGAAGGCGCTCGAGAGATACTCTTATCTCATAGACCGTTACTACGGTTCTCCCGTGGAGCGTTACGTGAAGCTGGTGAACCGCTGTGAGAACCGTTATGACAGGAAGGTGTTGAAATACCTTGAAGATACGGTGGGGAGATACTTCTCCAGGGCGGGGCATCACTACATTCACGCTATGGGGATGACCGATTTTTATACTACGATGCAGGAGCTGATGCAGTTCGCGGACAGGATAAATATGGCATTCAGCGTCGAGAACAGGTCCCCCTTCCTTGACCACCGCCTCATCCAGTATGCCTTCAGCATGCCTCAGAAGTACAAGATACGGAACGGGGTGACCAAATGGATCGTGAAGCGTATCGCAAAGAAGTTCATACCGCGCGAGATAATAGAAAGGGTGGACAAGAGGGGCTTCAGCGCGCCGGTCAACCACTGGTTCGGGTGGGGAAAGAAGGGCACATACGACCGGAGCGAATACAGGAAACTCGTCTTCAATGATTGGGCAGATGTCTTCGGCGTGAAGGGATCAGGCGGGGGCAGGGACAGATGA
- a CDS encoding UDP binding domain-containing protein: MTLRDILKTKTVSVWGVGYLGYTSMLALQQGGFDIVAYDLHRHQLEKMKGGDYPDKEQAAVWSRVNYLPKLDRDKIKIANSPAGLFRSSSIHIIAMSEFRETTKGDNMVKRMAAIFAANLRKGRTVPLVIFESTSVPGHIEENFVKPLAARGIRCSRDYYLGAIFRPDWTTEAFMNRKGKLPIAGHCLKGLAAVKRLTEYLGIRTIELDGIKEGEIYINSMNAIQVVVSDFLRQLVLGYPSVNIKKISERLFKNISFDDCAVNIGSGGEKETFAIDNLIRGSESQEALALLKEFQDSGISSVLSYAEYIVRHGYKSVAMLGITYKGNQKDVVLSPSLTLADYLLKNSVRVWLNDPFYSSKDIVKLVKGARAADFPDGVFDADVVVVSSDHNQYRYLSQERLDGIKKKTRLVIDNIGVWSHLKFDGGIYHQVGDGSLNLLK; this comes from the coding sequence ATGACGCTGCGGGATATTTTGAAGACGAAGACGGTATCTGTATGGGGCGTAGGGTATCTCGGGTATACGTCCATGCTTGCATTACAGCAGGGTGGATTCGACATCGTGGCCTATGACCTTCACCGGCACCAGCTGGAGAAGATGAAAGGCGGGGACTATCCCGACAAGGAGCAGGCGGCCGTATGGTCGCGCGTGAATTATCTCCCGAAACTGGACCGCGATAAGATAAAGATCGCAAATAGCCCGGCAGGGCTCTTCAGATCTTCGTCTATCCATATAATAGCCATGTCCGAATTCCGCGAGACGACCAAAGGCGATAATATGGTTAAGCGCATGGCGGCGATATTTGCGGCAAATCTCAGGAAGGGAAGAACGGTCCCGCTCGTCATATTCGAATCTACGTCCGTGCCGGGACACATCGAAGAGAATTTTGTGAAACCGCTCGCTGCGCGCGGCATCAGATGTTCCAGGGATTATTACCTGGGGGCGATATTCAGGCCCGATTGGACCACGGAGGCCTTCATGAACCGTAAAGGCAAGCTCCCGATAGCCGGCCACTGTCTCAAAGGGCTGGCCGCGGTAAAGAGGCTTACCGAATATCTGGGGATACGGACCATAGAGCTTGACGGCATAAAGGAAGGAGAGATATATATCAACTCGATGAACGCCATACAGGTGGTCGTAAGCGACTTCCTGCGGCAGCTGGTGCTGGGTTATCCCTCGGTGAACATAAAGAAGATCTCCGAGCGTCTCTTTAAAAATATATCTTTCGACGATTGCGCGGTGAACATAGGCTCCGGCGGCGAAAAGGAGACGTTCGCGATAGATAACCTGATAAGAGGCAGCGAGAGCCAGGAAGCCCTGGCGCTTCTCAAGGAATTCCAGGATTCCGGCATCTCCTCGGTGCTCAGTTACGCGGAATATATAGTACGGCACGGATATAAGAGCGTTGCGATGCTGGGGATAACATACAAGGGGAACCAGAAAGATGTCGTCCTCTCCCCGTCGTTGACGCTCGCGGATTACCTTTTGAAGAACTCGGTGCGTGTCTGGCTGAACGACCCTTTCTATTCCAGTAAAGATATCGTCAAGCTCGTAAAGGGCGCCAGGGCCGCAGATTTTCCGGACGGCGTCTTTGATGCCGACGTCGTGGTGGTTTCGTCCGATCATAACCAGTACAGGTACCTCTCGCAGGAGCGCCTGGACGGTATAAAGAAGAAGACGCGGCTCGTGATCGACAATATCGGCGTATGGTCGCATCTCAAGTTCGACGGCGGGATATATCATCAGGTGGGAGACGGCTCCCTCAACCTTCTAAAATGA